TCTtctggaggctgaacaggcTCAACTCaccctttcctcataagagagatgctccagtcccctcatcatctttgtaagccctctgctccaggagctccatgtctctcttgtcctgaggagcccagaactggacacagcactccaggtgaggcctcaccagggctgagtgaggggcaggctcagctccctcaacctccctggccacaaggacacactgctggctcatggacagcttgttgtccaccaggacccctcgggtccttctccacagagctgccttccagcaggtcagcccccagcctgtgaTGGTGCAGGGGGTTATTCCTTCCCcggtgcaggaccctgcattgCCCTTGCTGAATTTCAGGCAGTTCTTCCCTGCCCATCTTTCCAGCCTGCTGAGGTccctctgaagggctgcacagctctCGGGGGTATcggccactcctcccagctttgtgccatcagtgaacttgctgaggaggcagcTGGCCCTTCATCCAAGTCAGGGATGAACAAGTTAAAAACTGGCTTAGTATTGAACCTTGAGGGAGACCACTCATGACAGGCCTCCAACTagaccctgtgccactgattTTGACCCTCTGGGATTAGCCATTCAGTCAGTTCAGAATTCCCCTCACTGTCCACTCGTCCAGCCCACACTGCCTGAGTCTGCCTATGAAGATGTGAGAGAGTGCTGAAATCCTTGCTGATGCTGAGGTAGACAATAcccactgctctgccttcagCCATCCAGGTAGAGAGTGCTTCATTGTAGAAGGcaatcaggttggtcaagcatgACTTTAGTGTATCGACATGCTGTCCTCCATGTGGATAGAGGTGGCCTGAGAACAAGTTGCTCCACTGCCTTTTCAGGGATGAGGTGAGGCTGATTCACCAGGATGTTTCACCAGGAATGATTTTATAGGCAGGAAAGGGACACTGATGTCCCCTCGGATGTGATGGCTGTTCTTCACAGAGTAACTTAGTAAAGACCAGCAAAACTTAGGTAtgcagcaaaattaattttcaaatgagAAATTTCTCAGTATTTCTCTCTGACTGCAACTGAATGGTAGTTTTAAGTGCTCTGTTGTAAATAATTGCTCATAAGAAAGGGGTTATAAGAGTAAAAGCTAATGAAGTGGCTGACAGCACTCTTTCTAGAAAATACTAAGGGGTTTATTAGCAAAAGTTACCTCTCTGTGCACAGAGTATGCAGAGTTTCCCCCGAATATCAGAGGTGAGGCCGGGGTCAAAACAGAAGCAGCTTCTGGGAGAGTCTGTTGACAGTTTCAGCAGACAGGGACAGTGGCAATCCCGCGCTATTCCCGAGCGTAAGACCCGCTCCCGGATGCAATGGCGGCGCGTGCGTCCGCAGGAGGCCCGGGGCCGGAAGCGTCGCGGCCGCGGGTTCAGCTACCGCCCCTGATCCCGCCCCGGATCCTCCCGAGCCCGCCTCGGGTCCCGCCGAGGCTGCATCGGGTCTCGCCGGTCCCGCCCCGGGTCCCGCCGGCCATGGACGCTCGGGCGCGCGCCAAGCGCTACGAGAAGCTCGACTTCCTGGGGGAGGGTCAGGTGagggccgcggggccgggcccaGGCGCGGCGGGAGCGGAGACGGGGACAGCCCCGGGCCTGTGTGCCGCCCGGGCGCGGCAGGAGCGGTGGCGGTGGCGGGGACAGCCGGGCCCGGCCCGTGTGGCGCCCGGGAGCGGTGGCAGGGacagccgggccgggcccgctcCGGGCTGCGGGGGGCGCGGGGACCGCCCCTCACGGCCCGCCCGGCCCTGCTCACAGCTGcgtctctctctctcactctctctctctctgtctctcacTAGTTCGCAACTGTCTATAAGGCCAGGGACAAGCCCAATGACCAAATCGTGGCTATTAAGAAGGTGAGTCTCAGTGTGTCACCAAGTGTCTGGTTCCTCTTACCTGCCTTACCGTTTGTTTTTAACCAATTTAATGGGTAATGGGATAGTAagcatttttctctcctgagaATTTTGTTTAAATGACCTAATTAACATCTCTCTAATGCCCACCCCGCCCTAGAAGAGACACTGGCTTTGCTATGTTTCTGAGAGGTTGTAAGGTCTGTAACTTGAATTTTTGGCTAGGTGTattgcaaaaaaccccaatccagcaacacacacacattttcaaaCTGTAGGCTTTACTAGTCCTTGACAgtggattttttattattattttgttttaaatctttgcTCTTACTTGTTGAAATATCCTTCAATCCATAATGTTACTTCTGAGTAAGTTCCTTAGAAtatgtagaatcatagaatatgcgGAATTGGAAGAGACCCTTGAGGGTCATTTAGTCCAGCTccacagaaccatccccaagagtcacatcatgtatCTGAGAGCATtctccaaacacttcttgaactcagacattgttctggggagcctgttccagtgcccaaccctCTGGCtaaagaacctctttctaatatacaacctaaatctcccctgacacaacttcaggtcattctctcagtcctgtcactggtcaccacaaagacaagatcagtgcctgcccctcctcttccccacaCATGGAAGTTctaactgcagtgaggtctgccctcagtctcctcttgtccAGGATGAACTGACCAACTGCTCATAGCCACTCCTCacacggcttcccctcaaggctcttcaccatcttcactgGCATCCTTTGGACACTCTTTAAGAGcttaatattttactttgtagtgcacacaatattcaaggtgaggctggcCCAGTgcaaagcagggcagagcaggacaatcccctccctcagtgATGCTGTGTCTGATGCCCCCCCAGGACCCAGCtggccctccctgctgccagggcactgctgactcacattcaccttgccatccaccaggacccccaggtccaCCAAgagttgccccatcccaggtgcagaagcttcatatggttggtgattgcccagccctctaatttgtgTCTGTGCAGGCCTCCCTGTCTTAAAGGGAGCCAACAGCTCCTCCTTGTTTAGTGTCACTGGCAAATTACTTAGTATTGCTTCAAGTATGACTGTGTCCAAGTAATTAGGAAGATGTTGAAGAAAACTGGGCtgaggatggagccctgtggagcCCACTGATTGATGTtacccattcactattaccctctgtgccaAATTCATGAGCCAACTGCTCATCCATTGTGTAATAAGTTTATCCATCTGtatgctggacattttgtccaggaggatactgtgagagacagtatcaaaagccttactgaaatccaaaaaatTACATCACAAGGCTTCACTTGGTCAGCTGtgtgggttaccttgtcatagaaggaaatcaggtttgataagcaggactttcctctcatgcagccatgctggctgtgaccaatgagcATGTTGTCCTCCAGATGTTTTTCAAcacctcccagaataatcttctccataactttactaggcactgaagtgagactgacaggcctgtagtttctgaGATCTTTCTTCTTGgccttcttgaaaactgggacaatATTCTTCTTGgccttcttgaaaactgggacagTAAGCTGGAacctctccagattcccaaAACAGCTCAAAAATCATCGAGAGAGGTTTTACAATGATTTCAGTCAGTTGTTTGACGATTCTTGGATGAATCCCATTGGGGCACATAGATTTGCAGGGATCCAGTTGTAGTAGCAGATCCCACAAAACTTCAGGGTCAGCTGGGACttgatcattctcacagtcatggttCTCCAgttcagggcactgagacccgCTTGGTCCATCATCCATGTTGAAGATGGAGGCAAAGAAAGCCTTAATCACccctgccttgtctctgtccctgtttctgaggtgaccatcctcatcctgtaatgGGATGCTGATATTTCTATACTCCCTATATCACCATTAATGTATTTGAGAAAACTCTTCTTACTGTCCCCCACATTTCTTGCAGCTTCAACTCCAGTTGAGCTTTGGCTGcatgaattttctccctacagcagCATCTTGGCATTCCTCCCACATCACTGACCTTGCTTCCACTGAgcatacaccttccttttttgccttatgTCCCTGTTCAGCCAAGCTGACCTTCTGtctcttctgcttctgttttagGAACTTGGCTTTTAAGGCTTTTTGATGTTTGGGAATTGCCTGCTTCTGTGCCCTTAGGCACTGATATTTGAAAAGTGACTAACACAAATGGACCTCAGcatctgcaaaaatattttcaccagGGAcctccaggcactcagcaataggacaagggggcacgggctcaagctctgccaggggaaatttaagttggagagcagaaaaaaattctttccagagagagtaatcaggcattggaatgggctgcccagagaggtgatggattcaccatccctggaggttaTTAAATTGAGTCTGgacgtggccctgagtgccatgatctggtaagtggactggagctggaccaagggttggactcgatgatctcgaaggtcttttccaacctggtcgattctatgattctttacAAATACCCCGAGCAACCTGAAGCCTGCTCGCCTCATGTCCACAGTTGAGGTTTTGCTAGCACTTTCTCTTctgtcaacagagattttaaactctTATCCCTTTGTGGTCACTGTGGCCAAGACAGCCACCAGTCTCCAGTTCACTCACAAGGTCCCTTCTGTTGACAAGCAGCAGACCAAGGAGGGCATCCTTCTGAGTGGCTTCTGTTAGGACCTGCTCCATGAAGTTGTCATCCAAGATTTCAGGAATTTTCTGGCCCAGGTTGTACCAGCTGTGTGATGCTCCCAGTTAATTTAAGTCACCCAAGTTTACAGCCTATGCTAATTTTACTAGAATCATTCTAAGATGACTGTCAATTACTTAGCTCTCATTTCTCCCTAAGAAACTTTTGTGATATAATAAAGCTTTGTGGCTAGAAAGCATTTTATGCTGTCAGTTTGCATTCTGTCAGTTTTCAGTGCCATCATGGCTATTTTTAAGTCTTTGTTAAAACTGATGCTgtacaaaattattatttatggGGAAAAACAATCCTAACAGGTAAAACTAACCTAGCTGGTAAAGTGCTTCATTATACTGAAATTCATTCTGTCTTAGAAGAGTAGCACTGCAAAATATGTTCCCCACCACTGGGGCAGGTATCTTAATCTTATGTAATGTGAaccatttattttcagattaaacTGGGGCACAGATCGGAAGTGAAAGATGGTGAGTTTGAAAACAGATTCATGCTGTACAAGCTGTgctttatttgatttttttgtgaaTTGGTGCGTGAACTTCACATACCATACCTTGGATGGGAAAAATGAGTTCAGTGCCTTAGTGTAAAGCTGAGTAGGGGACTGCTTTGCAAACTGCATTGACACTGCTTGCATGGTATATATCCCAATATGTGTATATAACAGCTTCCCAATTTTAGTGGAATACAGATATGAATATAGCATAgaatgataataataaaaacaacagcTTCAGCAACACTGAGTTTAGAATACCTTTTTGCATCAGTGcatctctgtttatttttaagacaGGTGTGAGTATGGATTTGTGTCTGTTTTCAGGTGTTTCCTTACTTCTATTTTTGTGATGTATGCACAAACCCAAGATCTTACAACTCTTGTCTCTGTGTGGGTTTGTTTGATGTTCAGCACTGTAGAGCATGTGCTTTGATCAGCCACATGCCTCTAGGCATGGATATTACAAATCAAAACCCTTATTCTTGGTCTTCTCTTACAGCTTGTGTGGTGTAGTAGAATTTTGTTTGTGTGCAGGCTGCTATCCTTAAGGGTCCTGCATGAGGTTACCagattttcagtgaagaatCTTTGCTATCAACTCTCCAGTTCCattctatgaaaagaaaaaccttctaAAGATAAACTCATCCCAGAGTCTCACAGTTGAGCTGTCTCAAGAGTTGTGATCCACCTGGCCTTCCATGGGCTAATGGCCCTTAGGGACATCATTACTTTGGCCTGTACAGTGTCTAACTGTAGTTGAAAGATGTTATTGAAATTAATGATCAtgtctgtttttcctgtgttatATCATGgcatgctttttatttttctatgatCTAAGGCTTTACCCACCCAAAAGCAGCAATTGTCAACTTGATTCCAAAATATGTGATTAAAGTAGACAAAGCAGAAGTGTAAAGTAATCCATGTAGCTTTCCCAAAAACTTTGCAGGAGTCTTAGCATTGAATCATATCCCAGATTTTAGGAGAACACTCTTTTTCAGCTCATGTGCAAATTAAACTTTCTGCACAACATACCACTGCTTGCCAGTCATTTTTCATACAAGCCACACATGCCAGCATTTTGAAGAAGGAATTTGTACCCTGCAAGAATCATGGTTTGATGGAGTGCAATCAGTGTGACTGCTGAAGTGCACCGTTTGCTCCCCATCACACcctgttttttcctctgtaaaatCTGGCTATGAAAAGATTCAGGCAAGGGCAAGCAGGTTTTAGTTACTTGCCTTATTGATGTCACATCATGAATGTAGAAAACATGTGCCTTGCCTTATTAAGTAGTGCTAtgtcaaaaggaaaagaggTTTATTCATGAGCTTTGTCAGTATGTCTCCCTCTGGAAGAACTGATATTTGTAAGATAAGACTTTTCTTCAAAATAGAGCAAGCCTTCCAACATACTGAAAAAAGTGatatgatattttttttccctaggctTTTGCTAGGAGTTTCCCTTTTTGCCAAAAGGGAAACATGTTGCTTCATAATCTAAAGCAATTACTGTagtttgaaatgtgttttctgtgtaaGAAAGTGTATGCTCACTTCTACTCTGCAGCAATTTACTTAGCTATGGCAATGTATGTGTTATTTAACAAATTGTTGAGTGGTGAGAATGTATTTTGTAATAGTAAATAGTCAGTGTGTAACAGAATGAGAGGTTTATTTGGAGCTTAATCTGAAgtttttagttttgttctttcatattgttttttcttcccatcaATGTAGGAATCAACAGAACAGCCCTCAGGGAGATAAAACTGTTACAGGAGCTAAGCCATCCAAATATTATTGGTGTGAGTAAAAGGAATGCTACTTCTGTAATCAGTCTTCAGATACTTTTGGTGCAGGTTCAAACTGAAATTAGAACTAGTTGGGTCATGGAGCTGTTAATGCTATTTAAGCTTTCTTTTGAGCCTAAAGTGGGCAGTCCAACAATGGTTACGGCAAAATGCCATAGGGCAAAGTAGggttttttaatccttttacATTTTACTCTTGGACTGTGTGGGTATTAATGGTGGGAAGAATTGAGGAAATTTAGATTAccttattttgcatttctctgaTAGAATTGCAAATGAGTGCAGAGCTGAATTTTCCTGGTTGTTTGGTTCATATGAAACTGGTGACAGTCAAAAAAGCAGGCTTTTATAAGCAATGGTGAACAGGAAGTCATGTGGCTTATTAGGCTTTAGTACAGATATGATGTCTGAAATCTCTGTTGGAAGGACTAAAGTCTCTGTCTTTCCagtttcatttgcattttggTAGATACACAGCTACAGATTTGTAGATGGAGGTAAAGATAGTTTAAAGTTAGCTCATAGTGATACTTATAAGGTCTTCATAAATATTAGACGAAATATGAGTTTTCCAGATATTTTTACTCTTTCAGagtggaaataaaattttcttctggattgTGAACTTATTTTCAAAGAGGTTGCTTAAACTGAATATGCAAAGAATATGCAAAGAAGGACAACTAAAATGGCAGAGagatggaaaatattctttatgaAAAACTCAGGTATTCCTCACTCTAGAGAGGAGAAGGCTGGAATGGGGAGTTCTACAAAACTGAGGTGTTAGGTGAAGTCTATGAAGAACTGGTATTTCCAAACCCTACAGCACTAGAAATAAGAGATGTGTTTAAAACATATTTGCAGTGGGAGTGGAAATTGTACTGTTTGATTCAGTGTGTTTCCAGAATGTGTTGCCAGGGGCATTTTAGAAGCAAACAGCATCAGCAGGTCAAAAAGTAATTAGGCAAATTTTTGATCAGCAGTGCCATAAGCAGGTACTAAAGGCAGTAGACAATATTATGCCCCTCTTAGTAGTCCTGACAAAACCTTTGTGGATGTTGGGAGTGCAAGAGGCTATGGACTATTCAAACAAGTGTCTTGCAATTGGGCAATTCACATGGTCATCACATTGAAGCTAAGGAATTAGACGCGCCATGGAGGGCATACCTTACTCATCTTGAAGGTAGAATACCAGGCTAGATAATCTGTTGTTTCTGCTCAGCATCATGCTTATGTTGTCTTAAATTAACAAAGTAACTTTTATTACACAACTTCACCATAAGAGAGCCGTTTGGGTAATCTTCGAAGAGTTTTATTTATTGTGGTAAAGTTGCTACAAAGATGAATACACACCTAAAAGTatctgaaaggaagaaagccTAAACAGAATTTCTAAATAGTGCATACTTACATAAAGCAGGTACACAGAGCTGAATCCATGGGCAAACAGTCTGGTCTTGATAAAGGGTAGAGGTTTTGTAGAACAGCAAAGTTCGGAGAGAGGACAAGGTGTGCATTACATTATCTGTTGTAGTATAAGATGAAGTtgattctttctcttttttcctatttccaggGAGGAGGGGCGATTGTGTAAAATGTTATTACCATATTTAATGGAgactttttctattttgtagACTCAGTTAAGAAGCTAAACTGAGTAAGAATTTTTGTGTTGCAAGTCACAAAACTTAAACCAGTTCTCAAAAAGCTGAAAATCCACATGCAGGCTACAATAGTGTTGAATTTCAGAAAACTGGAAGGATGAGAGCATGCTTAATCATACTATACTTTTTTGCAGCTCATAGATGCATTTGGACACAAGTCTAATATTAGCCTGGTGTTTGATTTTATGGAAACGGATCTAGAGGTACGATCTTTTTTAAAAGACTCATTTTTGTTTCAGCAGCTTAAGATGTTTTGTGAAAATGCAGCTTTAACAGGCTTATGTTTGCCCATATTGGAAAGGTGACTTTGATTATGTCAGTTGATGAACATGTCTTAAAAGTAGCTTGAGTAATTTCAGTTTTTGTGAGTTCTTGGTTGATTAATTCCTTTACTTTTAAATACTTGTCAGCATGATCTTCAAGAAGCACATTGTGCCTGTTGTGATTAAGCATTGCAGCATGCATGAAATTTGTTCAGTCTTAGACAGCTTTTTGCTAAGTCTCAAACGACTTAAAGCTTAAGAAACGCTATTCATTAACAAGGCAGTAGTAGTGACAAGCAGGCTTTGGGGAGTAGTGTAGAAAATACTTTCAAACAAGTTATTTGCATGGAATTGTCATGTTAAAATCAAAGAATGTAGAAaactaaaatgtaaaatttagtAAAGTGGCCATACCTCCTGGTCTTTTTGAAAATGGAAGAGGAAACCATTGTATTTACAAAGATTAGGGAAAGAAGGAGTAAATGAAATCATTGCAAAACGCCTCTTGATAATTTTTGAGCGGTCTTGGGAATCTGGAATGGTCTGAGCTGAACTAGGAAAAGTTCACAAAGGCTATCTGGACTCTGCATTTCAATTTCAATATGCAGAACAGACCTGTTTTTCTGGATAAAGAGTGAGAATGGTAGAGGATATGTGACTGCCATTTGAACTTTCTCTTTGAGGCTGGAATAACTTTTGAGCTGAAAGAATGGTCATAAGTTTGTCTTGTGTGTTGAGCTTTACTGTTACTTTAATGCTTTACAGGTTATTATAAAGGATACAAGTATTGTGTTGACACAGTCTCACATCAAAGCATATGTGCTGATGACCCTTCAAGGATTAGAATATTTACATCAACATTGGATTCTACACAGGGTAAGCATGTACTAAACATATATAAATAGGGCTTTATGCTGTAACAAAAGTCACATTGGATAGAATTTGAGTTGAGAGTCTAATGAAAGTAGTTTTGTAGTTCAGACACTCCATAAGCTTTCATATTAGCTGTTTTGGAGAGACAATAGCAGTACCAGAAATGTTAGGAATTACCAATGCGATTATCACTTAGATACTTTTAGAAAACGTTCTCCAGTTAGATGTGACTTGAATTCTCACTGTGAACTTGGTCTGGCTATGGTGGATTAAACTTTTTTCACAGCAGGAACTGCCAAggctttcccttttttccacttttccctTGTTCTAATGCATAGACTGGGGCAAGAAGTGAGGAGAGAACACAGTTGCGTCAACTGACACAAGCTGGCCATAGGGATGTTGCATGCCATATAATGCCATACTCAGCAGGAAAAACTGGGGtagaggaagagggagggatTCTGGCTTCGATCTGCCCATCTCTTGGAGACTGTTTCGTGTATGTTTCCACTTGTGGGAGGTGGTGAATGATTTCCATTgtattgcttttgttttttcctctttccctcacctGTTAAACTGCCTTTGTAGTACTCCTAGACGTTTCTTGCTGTTGTTCTTCTCTCACCTGTACTTCAGGGATGAGAATGGAGTGAGCAAATGGCTGTGTGGATGCTCCTCTACTGGCCGGGAGTCAGTGCACTGCTACTGTATTAAACTGTGCGACTTCCATGATTTCTGCtgatatttgaaatatttgcaaGGTCTTTTTATTATTCAGTTGGCATCTATGCAGTTAACTGAACCGTTGCTCCTGCAGCAAAGCTAAAATCTATCAAGTGGCTTTTTAAAACTGCAGCTTAAATGTATTAATATTCAAATGAGTGTGActcactgtgatttttttctgtgacaaaacactcagttttctgctttgtaatttttttctcacaatGTAGGCTTAGGATAGAATCAAAAGCTTTCCTTTTAGAATACTCTTATGACACATCTGCCAGGAGATTAATTGTATGTCTGCTTTTATGAATACTCACAAAATTCATTGTTTGCTTTCTCTACTGACAGGATCTTAAGCCAAATAACTTGTTGTTAGATGAAAATGGCGTTTTAAAATTAGCTGACTTTGGCTTGGCAAAATGTTTTGGAAGCCCAAACAGAGTTTATACACACCAGGTAGTAACAAGGTAAGACATTCTATTTTGTTTCTTACACAGAGATTACTTAGTAGTTTTGTAGGTGTTTCTTGAAATATGTCTTGTCAAATCAACATGTTCAAAAGTGACATCTAGCTCATGTCATGTGGCAAGAGCCTTATCAGGAACACACAAAGAAGCATCGTTTAACAAAGTCTCCGTAAGAACTTCTAGAATATGCATCCCTGGGGGTTGTTCCTGGGTATGATACTCTATTGAAAtgcatggaaataaaatgtgTCTTCCTGTAAGCGTGGATTTTGGAGCAAGACGGTTGCTACTTTCTGTTAATCACAAAACTAGAACCTCTTTTGTAGCTAGTCACATAACCTATTATGAGACAAAGACTTGAACCAATTAAagtacttatttttttaagccaTGCTTAtttatgctttaaaaagcaGGGCTGCAAAACCTTTTGACTGCTGTAATACTAAAACTATTCAGGCAAAGctgttttaactttttttttataaaagccAAAATGCTCATTGCATTAAACTTCATTGTTCGTAGGCAATGTTAAGTAGCTGTTTTAAACAAGGCTCATTTTGCATAAAGCTAGCCTCTATACTGGGGTCTGTTAATAGGGAGATTTTTGGAAGCTGGAAAGAAATTTGTCTTTCTGTCATTCCTTCAACATaaaatttcaagaaaatttCACTTTATAACATGCAATCCTGACTgctaaaagctttttttctttccatgtctGCAGTTCTCTTGCTTGTAACAGCTCAATTGAAACTGCAGTTAATTTATGGTTGTATGTGACCCTATGATGAGAAATGCACAGCTTTGTTCAGCCCTTCTTAAACAAAACACTTTGCAGGGTAGACTACAGCTCTTCAGTGTCTGAAAAGTATATAGGCAGAATTGGTGACCTCTCTTTAGTATCTGCCTTGCTACAATATACAGCCTTTGACATGAGCAAAAACAGGTGACTTTgccaaaatatgttttctttttaggtGGTACAGAGCCCCAGAACTATTGTTTGGGGCTAGAATGTATGGTGTTGGTGTTGATATGTGGGCTGTTGGTTGTATTTTAGCTGAATTGCTCCTCAGGGTAAGTCTTCAAGTGTAAGTACATGCTCTTTAGTGCATTAATTACAGCTTTCTATGTGGGTGCTTCTCTCCTGCTAACAGCAGCACATGAAGACAGACTTGAAGAAAGTTTCTAAACCTTGTTAACTGTAATGAAAGTGAAGTTTTGGAATAGACTGAGGTTTCATAAGCATCATGGTATTGGAAGTCTTTCAAAACAGTTGGATAAAAAAGTTGGAACAAACCACAGTAGTCTTGCCTTGGGAGGTGTCAAGTATGTAACTCTTCCAGTCCTGTGAGAGTTACACTTTTCACACTTCTGTGCATTTTCATTTGTTAGCCTTTTAGAAATGTGACATGCTAGATATGTGCATACAGTATCCTTTATGCACTGTTCCTCAATAACTGCAAATTATAATCACCAGTACCTTAATTGTGGGTTCATTTGTAACAAACAGAAGGCCAATGTTTTTCTAAACTGTGGTTTGTTGACAATAATTGGATGAAGCTGAAAGTTAACATCGTGATAACCCTATGGCACTCCTCAGTATGGTACGCAGGTGTCATGGTCTTTACGTATGTTTTGCTGAACTAGAACATTTATTATACAGCTCTTTGGTGAAGACATGAAAGTGTGAGACAGGGGGTGGAGATcagaggcacagacacagccgAAGGCATGAAGTAGCCTGCAGTATTGTTTATCTTCCATGACTAAGTGGCTTCTGTTTGGTTTCTGCACCATACTTTGCTTTTGTGGCCATGTCATAACCAGGCTGGGGAACTGTGTGAAAACACCTTGAAAGaagtcttttgttttattttgccacACCAAACAGGTATGCTGGTACGATTTGGTTGGC
This region of Pithys albifrons albifrons isolate INPA30051 chromosome Z, PitAlb_v1, whole genome shotgun sequence genomic DNA includes:
- the CDK7 gene encoding cyclin-dependent kinase 7 isoform X3, with the protein product MDARARAKRYEKLDFLGEGQFATVYKARDKPNDQIVAIKKIKLGHRSEVKDGINRTALREIKLLQELSHPNIIGLIDAFGHKSNISLVFDFMETDLEVIIKDTSIVLTQSHIKAYVLMTLQGLEYLHQHWILHRDLKPNNLLLDENGVLKLADFGLAKCFGSPNRVYTHQVVTRWYRAPELLFGARMYGVGVDMWAVGCILAELLLRVPFLPGDSDLDQLTRIFETLGTPTEEQWPGMMSLPDYVTFKSFPGMPLQHIFSAAGDDLLSLLQGLFTFNPCTRLTATQALKQKYFSNRPGPTPGNQLPRPNCPAEAIKEPQNALLNLKRKITEGVDQGLPRKLIF
- the CDK7 gene encoding cyclin-dependent kinase 7 isoform X2; the protein is MDARARAKRYEKLDFLGEGQFATVYKARDKPNDQIVAIKKIKLGHRSEVKDGINRTALREIKLLQELSHPNIIGLIDAFGHKSNISLVFDFMETDLEVIIKDTSIVLTQSHIKAYVLMTLQGLEYLHQHWILHRDLKPNNLLLDENGVLKLADFGLAKCFGSPNRVYTHQVVTRWYRAPELLFGARMYGVGVDMWAVGCILAELLLRVPFLPGDSDLDQLTRIFETLGTPTEEQWPGMMSLPDYVTFKSFPGMPLQHIFSAAGDDLLSLLQGLFTFNPCTRLTATQALKQKYFSNRPGPTPGNQLPRPNCPAEAIKEPQNALLNLKRKITEGVDQDSGPPREIM
- the CDK7 gene encoding cyclin-dependent kinase 7 isoform X1, with the translated sequence MDARARAKRYEKLDFLGEGQFATVYKARDKPNDQIVAIKKIKLGHRSEVKDGINRTALREIKLLQELSHPNIIGLIDAFGHKSNISLVFDFMETDLEVIIKDTSIVLTQSHIKAYVLMTLQGLEYLHQHWILHRDLKPNNLLLDENGVLKLADFGLAKCFGSPNRVYTHQVVTRWYRAPELLFGARMYGVGVDMWAVGCILAELLLRVPFLPGDSDLDQLTRIFETLGTPTEEQWPGMMSLPDYVTFKSFPGMPLQHIFSAAGDDLLSLLQGLFTFNPCTRLTATQALKQKYFSNRPGPTPGNQLPRPNCPAEAIKEPQNALLNLKRKITEGVDQASKIAIEDGGRPSWENYTNPPVSLCLLTNS